Proteins encoded together in one Penicillium digitatum chromosome 1, complete sequence window:
- a CDS encoding EEIG1/EHBP1 N-terminal domain, translating to MQAFVPKNRRPRFELVLRIIDINNVPLGNSVALVRWRLPSSSSTEHQGHTEKATLLDHRAYWGYEKCLQVRLTIDRTSILQECELNFEVIQEFTSSPMSEKNVLGKIKLNLAEYVEKSGEGEGIIRRYLMHESKVNSTVKIGIAMRQLEGDRNFTTPHLKSATVFGGIAGVVQSAEQPVNADEFGRLPSIDIKSREIADMQDIYRRTLAASWSSRAGDLPADKFVEELFAGSSGWNNEAHSADADISAGDHRDALSSAETAPRQSRSGKKLSSSFERRPKSTSSNRSHSNSKTPDSLAALGHLRNGGSIEQQLYEGAKDRAWKAPDTNNELSEFDVREDLRSWEIVPKE from the exons ATGCAGGCATTTG TCCCCAAGAATAGACGA CCGAGGTTCGAGCTCGTTTTAAGG ATCATCGATATCAACAATGTCCCCTTAGGCAACAGCGTCGCTCTTGTACGATGGCGATTGCCATCGTCAAGCTCCACAGAACACCAAGGCCACACGGAGAAAGCAACTCTATTAGACCACCGCGCTTACTGGGGTTATGAAAAATGCCTTCAAGTTAGGCTCACTATTGATAGGACATCAATTCTTCAGGAGTGTGAACTCAATTTTGAAGTCATACAAGAGTTTACCTCGTCGCCCATGTCCGAAAAGAACGTGCTGGGAAAAATCAAACTCAATCTTGCCGAATACGTGGAAAAATCCGGGGAAGGTGAAGGGATTATTCGGCGATACCTGATGCATGAGAGTAAAGTGAACAGCACTGTTAAGATCGGGATCGCGATGCGTCAGCTAGAAGGAGACCGCAACTTCACGAC ACCGCACCTGAAATCTGCCACCGTCTTTGGAGGAATTGCCGGAGTTGTCCAGTCCGCCGAACAGCCCGTCAACGCTGATGAATTTGGCCGTTTGCCGTCTATTGACATCAAGAGCCGGGAGATTGCCGATATGCAAGACATTTATCGGCGCACTTTAGCAGCGTCATGGTCTTCTAGAGCCGGCGATCTGCCTGCTGATAAGTTCGTTGAAGAATTGTTTGCTGGAAGTTCTGGCTGGAACAACGAGGCACACAGTGCCGACGCTGACATCTCAGCGGGTGATCATCGTGATGCTCTATCGAGTGCAGAGACAGCCCCACGACAAAGCCGCTCCGGGAAGAAGCTGTCATCCAGTTTCGAACGGCGCCCCAAAAGTACTTCCAGCAATCGTTCACACAGTAATAGCAAGACCCCAGACTCTCTTGCCGCGCTTGGACATCTGAGAAATGGTGGAAGCATTGAGCAGCAGTTGTATGAAGGTGCCAAGGATCGGGCATGGAAGGCGCCTGATACGAATAACGAGCTTTCAGAGTTCGATGTGAGAGAAGACTTGCGCAGCTGGGAGATTGTACCAAAAGAATGA
- a CDS encoding N-terminal C2 in EEIG1 and EHBP1 proteins family protein — translation MPCYIAHTIKLTTLLTLTTIKDIGGLPNNANSLLSTDSVKEISGFVSSASSLLTPRFVTETQGLIGGVSKYRTPEILTPIGPLISNANNLLTEDAVKEINGLLGSANNPLTANSVKETQTLVEDGDNIISLVAQLLGSL, via the exons ATGCCCTGCTACATAGCGCACACAATCAAGCTAAC TACTCTCCTGACGCTTACAACAATCAAAGATATCGGTGGCCTTCCCAACAATGCCAACAGCCTCTTATCCACCGATTCTGTCAAGGAGATCAGTGGTTTCGTCAGCAGTGCCAGCAGCCTCTTGACGCCTAGATTTGTGACCGAAACCCAAGGCCTGATTGGCGGCGTTTCGAAGTACCGGACCCCAGAAATCCTCACGCCTATCGGCCCTCTGATCTCCAACGCCAACAACCTCTTGACAGAAGATGCCGTCAAGGAAATCAATGGTCTACTAGGCAGCGCCAACAATCCTCTCACTGCGAATTCAGTCAAGGAG ACCCAGACTTTGGTCGAGGATGGCGATAAT ATCATTTCGCTTGTAGCGCAGCTGCTCGGGTCGTTGTGA